AACCGGGACCTGCGGATGGAGTTCTCGCGCGAGGCACTGATCGTGGACGTGCGCGGCAACGCGGGCGGGCACATCAGCGAGCTGGTGATCGAGAAGCTGAGCCGCACGATCATGGGCTGGGACCTCACCCGCAACGCGCAGCCCGTCAGCTACACGTCGAACGCGCCGCGCGGGCCGGTCGTCGCGGTGGCCGACGAGGCGACGTCGTCCGACGGGGACATGATCACAGCGGCCTTCCGGGTGCTCGGCCTCGGGCCCGTGGTCGGCTGCCGCACCTGGGGCGGGGTGGTCGGGATCACCGGGAACCACCGGCTCGTGGACGGCTCGCGCATCACCGTTCCGATGAACGCCGCCTGGTTCGACGCCTACGGGTGGGACGTGGAGAACCACGGCGTGGCGCCCGACATCGAGACGCTGCGCTCGCCCGTGGACTGGGCGGAGGGCCGCCCGGCGGTGCTGGAGACGGCGGTGCGGGTGGCCGTCGATCTGCTGGAGAAGCACCCGGCGTCCTCGCCGCCCGGGTACCGCGACATCCCGGACCGCTCCCGTCCGCCGCTGCCGCCGCGCACGGCGACCTAGCGCGGAAAGTCCGGAATGCGAAGAACGCGGGGCCGTGCCACGCTGGTCACGGCCCACGTGGCCCACCCGGCCGAGGCGGCCCACCCGGCCGACACGGCTCACCGGTCTCACACGTCAGGAGTGCACATGGGCATGGCAGACCAGTTCAGGGAGAAGGCCCAGGAGCTTCAGGAGCGCGCCCGGGACGCCATGAGCAACAAGGGCGACCAGAAGGAGAAGGGACAGAGCCCCGACGAGATGAAGAAGCGGGGCAAGGAGGCCGGCCAGAAGGCCATGGACCGGGCCAAGCAGCGCCGCGAGAACGACTGAGTCCGACCCCGCGGCGGGGCGCGTCCGAACGCGGGCGCGCCCCCTCCGCGTTCCGTGCTCCGATGAGCTTTTGCTCACCCGGCGGTCAGTCCTCATGAAAAGCGGTCAGTCCTCATGAAGCGGGAAACGAGAGCACACCAGGAGAAGCGATGGTCGGCGACGAGCCGTTGACGACGGATCTGGACGAGCGGTACAGCGAGCCGGGGGCGGCGGCGACGCCCTGGGCGGAGGCGGTCGAGCGGCTGACGACGGCGGAGGTGTTCTGGCTGTCCACCGTCCTGCCGGACGGCGGCCCGCACGTCACGCCCCTGCTGTCCGTCTGGCTGGACGGCGCGCCGCACTTCACGACGGGCGCCGGGGAGCGGAAGGCGCGGAATCTGGAGGCGAGTGGGCGGGTCGCGCTGACCACCGGGACGGACACCCTCGGGCACGGCCTGGACATCGTGGTGCGGGGCAGCGCCCGGCGGGTGACGGACCACACGACGCTGACGGCCGTCGCGAAGGCGTACCTGGCGAAGTACGGCGAGGAGTGGTCGTTCACCGCGCGCGACGCCGCCCTGCACCTCGCCGAGGGGGGCGCGGTCCTCGCGTTCCGGATCGAGCCGGAAACAGTCTTCGGGTTCCGTAAGGGCACCTACAGCCAGACTCGTTGGCGTTTTTGAACCAGATGTCAGTAGGGGTCGTTATGCTCCGAAAGCATGGAGAGCCGGCGACTGCTGGGGTTGATCGCCGAGGCGTCCAGTGATGACGCCTCGGTCAGGGAGACGGCGCGCGGCGAGCTGATCGCCCTGGGCGCCACGGCGGTGGGGCCGCTGCTCGCCGCCCTGTGGGACGACGAGGCGCCCGTCGCCTGGTCGGACGCGGCGTGGCTGCTGCGCAAGATCGGGCAGCCCGCCCTCGATCCGCTGGCGGACGCCATCTCCGCCGCCCCGACGCCGACGGCGCTGCGGCGCGCCCGGTGGGCGTTCACCGGTCTGGACGTGCCGGGCCTCGGGGTCTATGCCGCGGCGCTGCGGCATCCGCATCCGCAGGTCAGGCAGAGCGCGGCGTTCGTCTTCCAGGGCCGTGGCCGGGACGCGCTGTCCGAGGCGCACCTGCTGTTGCCGTTGCTGGCCGATCCCGTCCCCGAGGTCCGGGAGGGCGCGGTGTGGGCGTTGCGCGAGGTCGGCCCCGGGGTGGTGCCGCTGCTGCACGCGGTGCGGCGCGGCCGGTGGCCGGGGTTCGCGCGCTCGCGCGCGGGCGCGCTGGAGGTGCTGGCGGCGGTGGGCGGTCCGGCGGCGCTGGACGAGACGGACCTGGCGGCGGTGCGGCGGCTGATCAGCGTCAAGTCGCGGAGCGAGATCCCCGAGCCGATGCACACGTGCGGGCCCTGGTTCGCGCTGCCGACCAGCGATCAGGAGGCCGTGCTCGACGCCTTCGGGCTGACCGATCCGGTGCCGGTGACGATGCGTCTGGGCGCCTCCGCGTGGTGCCACGACCTGCACACGGGAAACGGGCCGCGCGCGCGGCACGGCACCTGCGCGCGGGTGTATGTCAGCCCGGTGCTGGACGGGTGGACGCTGGTGTTCGGCATCCCGTCCGGGGACGCCCACCCGGCCGACGGGCGGCCCCTGGGGCACCGGGTCCGCCGCCGGTGCGCGGCGCTCAGCCGGCGTTTCGGGGTGACCCACTGGTACGGCATGCGGTGCGGCGACGAGTGGACCGCCTGGTGTTTCGGGGAGCGCGGCAAGGTCGTCCGGTTCTACGACGCGGCCGAGCCGGAGGCCGAGATCGGGACCGAGCACCCGGCGGAGGCGAGGTGCTGGCTGCCGTACGAGAGCGAGTTCTCCCGTCGCCTGCTGGAGGGCATCGACGCGGCGGACGCCGAGGCGTTCCTCGCCTGCTACGAGCAGATCCGGCGAGAGCTGTGGCTGCCGGGGCAGCGCACCGCCGTGGAGGTCGCCGGGCAGGCGTCGGTCGATCCGGCGTCGATCGGGCCGCAGACACGGGTGACGGGCCGGGCGGTGCTCGCGCTCACCGCGTGCGGCCGGGAGCACGGGCACCCACGCGGCGCGCTGTGCGTATGAGCGGCGCGGGTGAGCGGCCCCCGCCCGGGCCGGGGCCGGGCCGTGGCCGGACGCGGGTGAGCCGGACGAGCCCGCGCGGGTGAGCCGGACGAGCCCGCGCGGGTGAGCAACACCGGCCCAGCGGCGCGGGCCAGCGGCGCGGGCCGAGCAACACCGGCCCAGCGACACGGGCCGAGCGACGCCGGCCGAGCAACACAGGCCCAGCAACACAGGCCCAGCGACGCCGGCCGAGCAACACAGGCCCAGCAGACACGGGTGAGCAACGCGGGCCCAGCAACACAGGCCCGGCGGCGCCGGCCCGGCGCGGTGCCCGGGCGGGGGGCGGGCCGGGCGCGGGTTCGCCGTCCGGACCGTTCAGTGTCCGGTCTTCTCCCGCTCGGCCGCCTCGCCGCCGGCGCCGACGAGGCCACGCCGGGACAGCTCGGAGAACCGGGGCATGAGGCGCCGGATCTCGCGCTGCCCGAAGTACCCGCCGATGACGGACGGTAGGTAGCCGCGCAGCGGCACCACGCCGCGCACCCAGGGCTGGGCGTAGACGTGGACCGAGCGGCGCTCGATCCCCGACACGATCCGCTCGACGGCCGGGTCCAGCGGGTAGGTGCGGTTGGCCGGCCAGGGCAGCCGCTTGCGCATGTCCCGCATCACCGCGTCCTCGTCCGCGCCGCGCACCATGTCGGTGTCGGTCCAGGTCAGGTACGCGACGCCGACCCGCACGCCCAGCGGCCCGACCTCGGGCCGCAGGCTGTGGGCGAACGCCTCGACGCCCGACTTGGAGGCGCAGTAGGCGCTCATCATCGGCGCCGGGGTCATCGCGGCGAAGGAGGCGACCTGGAGGAAGTACCCCCGGCTGTCCTTCAGCGCGGGCAGGAACGCGCGGCAGGTGACGGCGGAGCCGATGAGATTGACCTCGATGACCCGCCGCCAGGTGGCGTCGTCGGAGTCGATGAACGGACCGCCCGTCGCGACACCCGCGTTGGCGACCACGACATCGACCTTGCCGAAGCGGTCTGCCACCTGGCCGGCGACCTCGGCCATGGCCGCCGCGTCGGTGATGTCGGCGTGCCAGTACGCGGACTCGCCGGTCAGCGACTCGCTGACGTCCTTCAGCGCGGTCGGCTCCAGACCGACCAGGGCGACCTTCGCGCCCCGGGCGGACAGCTTCCTGGTCAGCGACTCCCCGATGCCCCGGGCGGCGCCGGTGACG
Above is a window of Streptomyces sp. NBC_01803 DNA encoding:
- a CDS encoding pyridoxamine 5'-phosphate oxidase family protein, which codes for MVGDEPLTTDLDERYSEPGAAATPWAEAVERLTTAEVFWLSTVLPDGGPHVTPLLSVWLDGAPHFTTGAGERKARNLEASGRVALTTGTDTLGHGLDIVVRGSARRVTDHTTLTAVAKAYLAKYGEEWSFTARDAALHLAEGGAVLAFRIEPETVFGFRKGTYSQTRWRF
- a CDS encoding HEAT repeat domain-containing protein produces the protein MESRRLLGLIAEASSDDASVRETARGELIALGATAVGPLLAALWDDEAPVAWSDAAWLLRKIGQPALDPLADAISAAPTPTALRRARWAFTGLDVPGLGVYAAALRHPHPQVRQSAAFVFQGRGRDALSEAHLLLPLLADPVPEVREGAVWALREVGPGVVPLLHAVRRGRWPGFARSRAGALEVLAAVGGPAALDETDLAAVRRLISVKSRSEIPEPMHTCGPWFALPTSDQEAVLDAFGLTDPVPVTMRLGASAWCHDLHTGNGPRARHGTCARVYVSPVLDGWTLVFGIPSGDAHPADGRPLGHRVRRRCAALSRRFGVTHWYGMRCGDEWTAWCFGERGKVVRFYDAAEPEAEIGTEHPAEARCWLPYESEFSRRLLEGIDAADAEAFLACYEQIRRELWLPGQRTAVEVAGQASVDPASIGPQTRVTGRAVLALTACGREHGHPRGALCV
- a CDS encoding SDR family oxidoreductase, with the protein product MSNRRSLVGQVVVVTGAARGIGESLTRKLSARGAKVALVGLEPTALKDVSESLTGESAYWHADITDAAAMAEVAGQVADRFGKVDVVVANAGVATGGPFIDSDDATWRRVIEVNLIGSAVTCRAFLPALKDSRGYFLQVASFAAMTPAPMMSAYCASKSGVEAFAHSLRPEVGPLGVRVGVAYLTWTDTDMVRGADEDAVMRDMRKRLPWPANRTYPLDPAVERIVSGIERRSVHVYAQPWVRGVVPLRGYLPSVIGGYFGQREIRRLMPRFSELSRRGLVGAGGEAAEREKTGH